A genomic segment from Desulfonatronum lacustre DSM 10312 encodes:
- a CDS encoding nitroreductase family protein — MDVFEALHTRRSIRKFDPDKPVSEADLEKILAAAMIAPSAGNAQPWHFVVVTDAALRDELSRTHPYVGMLRQAPVGIVVCAELALEKYPGYWVQDLAAAIQNLLLAARGLGLGTVWTGVAPIQERMDAVRRILGLPGGVEPHAIVPLGWPAQEFTHQDRFRADRVHKNGW; from the coding sequence ATGGACGTTTTTGAAGCACTGCACACCCGACGCAGCATCCGCAAATTCGACCCGGACAAGCCGGTCAGCGAGGCGGATTTGGAAAAAATCCTGGCCGCGGCCATGATCGCCCCCAGCGCGGGCAACGCCCAGCCCTGGCATTTCGTGGTGGTCACGGATGCTGCCTTGAGAGACGAGTTGTCGCGAACGCATCCCTACGTGGGCATGCTTCGGCAGGCCCCGGTGGGCATCGTGGTCTGCGCGGAACTGGCCCTGGAGAAATATCCCGGCTACTGGGTCCAGGATTTGGCCGCGGCGATCCAGAACCTGCTCCTGGCCGCCAGGGGACTGGGGCTGGGCACGGTCTGGACCGGGGTCGCTCCGATCCAGGAACGGATGGACGCCGTCCGCCGGATTCTCGGCCTGCCCGGCGGCGTGGAACCCCATGCCATCGTCCCCCTGGGCTGGCCTGCCCAGGAGTTCACGCACCAGGATCGCTTCAGAGCGGACCGGGTGCATAAGAACGGCTGGTGA
- the nifK gene encoding nitrogenase molybdenum-iron protein subunit beta, producing the protein MTLLRHTPTEIKDRSALSINPAKTCQPVGAMYAALGIHGCLPHSHGSQGCCAYHRSALTRHYKEPVSAATSSFTEGASVFGGQANLLQAINNIFTVYEPDVIAVHTTCLSETIGDDVPQITEKARQEGKIPDGKFVVSASTPSYVGSHVTGFSNMVMGTLKGFAEKTGKKNGKVNIIPGFVEPSDMEEIKRLAAAMGVRTILFPDTSGVLNGPLTGEYKMFPDGGTTIEELRSTGDSIGTLALGEWASADGAKYLDSTHKVPCKILDLPIGLKATDRFIDALRLISGRHVTDLIAHERGQLVDVISDMHQYFYHKKVALVGDPDQVIALTEFLTSIDMCPVHIVTGTPGKKFEARIKEITADSPFPVNVKAHGDMFLLHQWIKNDPVDLLIGNTYCKYMARDEDTPLIRHGFPILDRVGHQYFPTVGYKGGLRLLEKILDALLTRIDRDAKEDQFELAM; encoded by the coding sequence ATGACCCTGCTTCGACATACACCCACGGAAATCAAGGACCGCTCCGCGCTGTCCATCAATCCGGCCAAGACCTGTCAGCCGGTGGGGGCCATGTACGCGGCCCTGGGGATTCACGGCTGTCTGCCCCACAGTCACGGTTCGCAGGGGTGTTGCGCCTATCATCGCAGCGCCCTGACCAGGCATTACAAGGAGCCGGTTTCCGCGGCCACCAGTTCGTTCACCGAAGGCGCTTCCGTGTTCGGCGGTCAGGCCAACCTGCTTCAGGCCATCAACAACATCTTCACCGTGTACGAGCCTGACGTCATCGCTGTGCACACCACCTGCCTGTCTGAGACCATCGGCGACGACGTGCCCCAGATCACGGAAAAGGCCCGTCAGGAAGGCAAGATTCCCGACGGCAAGTTCGTGGTCAGCGCCTCCACGCCCAGCTATGTGGGCTCCCATGTGACCGGTTTTTCGAACATGGTCATGGGCACGCTGAAGGGTTTCGCTGAAAAGACCGGCAAGAAAAACGGCAAGGTGAACATCATCCCCGGGTTCGTGGAGCCTTCGGACATGGAGGAGATCAAGCGTCTGGCCGCGGCCATGGGCGTAAGGACGATCCTTTTTCCGGACACCTCCGGCGTACTCAACGGCCCCCTGACCGGCGAATACAAGATGTTTCCGGACGGCGGCACGACCATCGAAGAACTGCGCTCCACCGGCGATTCCATCGGCACCCTGGCCCTGGGCGAATGGGCTTCCGCCGACGGAGCCAAGTATCTGGACAGCACCCACAAGGTGCCCTGCAAGATCCTGGATCTGCCCATCGGACTGAAGGCTACGGACCGATTCATCGACGCCCTGCGCCTGATCTCCGGCCGCCACGTCACCGACCTGATCGCCCATGAGCGAGGTCAGTTGGTGGATGTGATCTCGGACATGCACCAGTACTTTTACCACAAGAAGGTGGCCCTGGTGGGCGACCCGGACCAGGTCATCGCCCTGACCGAATTTCTGACCTCCATCGACATGTGCCCGGTGCACATCGTCACCGGTACGCCGGGCAAGAAGTTCGAGGCCCGGATCAAGGAAATCACCGCGGACAGTCCGTTTCCGGTCAACGTCAAGGCCCACGGCGACATGTTCCTGCTGCACCAGTGGATCAAGAACGACCCGGTGGATCTGCTCATCGGCAACACCTACTGCAAGTACATGGCCCGGGACGAGGACACCCCTCTGATTCGCCACGGCTTCCCGATCCTGGACCGCGTCGGCCACCAGTATTTCCCCACGGTGGGCTACAAGGGCGGATTGCGGCTGTTGGAGAAGATTCTGGATGCGTTGCTGACCCGGATCGACCGGGATGCCAAGGAGGATCAATTCGAATTGGCGATGTAG
- a CDS encoding (2Fe-2S) ferredoxin domain-containing protein: protein MFVCASFRTKGEPKGVCHKSTIGLLPYIDEEILDRGLDVLVTSTGCLKQCENGPVMVVYPEGWWFGKVDSENAVDAILDGLEEGEPSQDHLL, encoded by the coding sequence ATGTTCGTCTGCGCCAGTTTTCGGACCAAGGGCGAACCCAAGGGCGTGTGCCACAAGAGCACCATCGGCTTGCTGCCCTATATCGACGAAGAAATTCTGGACCGCGGTCTGGACGTGCTGGTGACCAGCACCGGTTGTCTGAAGCAGTGCGAGAACGGTCCGGTCATGGTCGTGTATCCGGAAGGGTGGTGGTTCGGCAAAGTGGACAGTGAAAATGCCGTGGACGCCATTCTGGATGGCCTGGAAGAGGGCGAGCCATCCCAGGACCATCTTCTTTAG
- the nifD gene encoding nitrogenase molybdenum-iron protein alpha chain gives MTTIAKKKKIVQMDPTELMEDLLKKYPTKVARKRAKQIMVKEAEGAETPEMGANVRTIPGIITMRGCTYAGCKGVILGPTRDIVNITHGPIGCGFYSWLTRRNQTYTETDADENFMTYAFSTDMNENDIVFGGEKKLKQAIMEAYELFHPKAIAVFSTCPVGLIGDDVHAVAREMKEKLGINVFGFSCEGYKGVSQSAGHHIANNQIFKHVVGTKEEIKVGEFKINLLGEYNIGGDGFEIDRILDKCGITVISTFSGNSTYDQFATSHTADLNTVMCHRSINYVAEMMETKYGIPWIKVNFIGAEATAKSLRKIAQYFDSPKLTERVEAVIAEEMPTVKLAMDMVRPRTEGKTAMLFVGGSRAHHYQELFKELGMRTISAGYEFAHRDDYEGRHVIPEIKVDADSRNIEELEVEPCAESYNPRKTPEEIKNLEEAGFTFKEYAGMIPDMPTKSLVIDDLNQYEAEKLIEIMRPDIFCAGIKEKYSVQKLGIPLKQLHNYDIGGPYAGFKGAVNFYQDIDRMVNSRVWSYLKAPWQEKPELSATYVWE, from the coding sequence ATGACCACCATCGCGAAGAAGAAAAAGATCGTCCAGATGGATCCCACTGAACTGATGGAGGATCTGTTGAAGAAATATCCGACCAAGGTAGCCCGGAAACGGGCCAAGCAGATCATGGTCAAGGAGGCCGAGGGCGCGGAAACTCCGGAAATGGGCGCCAACGTCCGGACCATTCCGGGCATCATCACTATGCGCGGATGCACCTACGCCGGTTGCAAGGGGGTTATTCTCGGACCAACCCGGGACATCGTGAACATCACCCATGGGCCCATCGGCTGCGGGTTCTATTCCTGGCTGACCCGGCGCAACCAGACTTACACCGAAACGGACGCGGACGAGAACTTCATGACCTACGCCTTCTCCACGGACATGAACGAGAACGACATTGTCTTCGGCGGGGAAAAGAAGCTCAAGCAGGCCATCATGGAAGCCTACGAGCTGTTCCATCCCAAGGCCATCGCCGTCTTCTCCACCTGTCCGGTGGGACTGATCGGCGACGACGTGCACGCCGTGGCCCGGGAGATGAAGGAGAAGCTGGGCATCAACGTTTTCGGCTTCAGCTGCGAAGGATACAAGGGCGTCAGCCAGTCTGCGGGCCACCATATCGCCAACAACCAGATCTTCAAGCACGTGGTGGGCACCAAAGAGGAAATCAAGGTCGGAGAATTCAAGATCAACCTGCTGGGCGAATACAACATCGGCGGGGACGGGTTCGAGATCGACCGGATACTGGACAAGTGCGGAATCACCGTCATCTCCACCTTCAGCGGCAATTCCACCTACGACCAGTTCGCCACGTCCCACACCGCGGATTTGAACACGGTGATGTGCCACCGCTCCATCAACTACGTGGCCGAGATGATGGAGACCAAATACGGAATTCCGTGGATCAAGGTGAACTTCATCGGTGCCGAGGCCACAGCCAAGTCCCTGCGCAAGATCGCCCAGTACTTCGACTCGCCCAAGCTGACCGAGCGGGTGGAGGCGGTGATCGCCGAAGAAATGCCGACGGTGAAGCTGGCCATGGACATGGTCCGGCCCCGGACCGAGGGCAAGACGGCCATGCTCTTCGTGGGCGGCTCCCGGGCCCACCATTACCAGGAACTGTTCAAGGAATTGGGGATGCGGACCATTTCCGCGGGATACGAGTTCGCCCACCGGGACGACTACGAAGGCCGCCACGTGATCCCGGAGATCAAGGTCGACGCGGACAGTCGAAACATCGAGGAACTGGAAGTGGAACCCTGCGCCGAGAGCTATAATCCGCGCAAGACGCCGGAAGAAATCAAGAACCTGGAAGAAGCCGGGTTCACGTTCAAGGAGTACGCGGGGATGATCCCGGACATGCCGACCAAGTCCCTGGTGATCGACGACCTGAACCAGTATGAGGCCGAGAAGCTGATCGAAATCATGAGGCCGGACATTTTCTGCGCCGGGATCAAGGAAAAGTACTCGGTCCAGAAGCTGGGCATCCCGTTGAAGCAGCTGCACAATTACGACATCGGCGGCCCTTACGCAGGGTTCAAGGGGGCCGTCAATTTCTACCAGGACATCGACCGGATGGTGAACAGCAGGGTCTGGTCCTATCTCAAGGCCCCCTGGCAGGAAAAGCCGGAACTGTCCGCGACCTATGTCTGGGAATAG
- a CDS encoding response regulator produces MTYRILFVDDEPQVLQGLRRMLHSQSREWELHFAPGGKEALEVMAATPMDVVVSDMRMPGMDGIQLLNEVKERFPKTARVALSGHMDERMIMGSTKVVHQYLSKPCSPETLIAVLRRLLALRRYLAEEALTCLSSSLEQIPSLPKLYLAIQEELQSPRCSLKKVGEIIATDVGMSAKILQLVNSSFFGMYTKVTSPAQAVNLLGTETVKALVLHVQVFSQYNPKKCPHFSLARLSRHSLMTATLAKRICAMENTPREVQEDAFLAGILHDVGKLIFAVNCPDLYDEMLEMVASEDLSLTVVERELLGASHAQLGAYVLGLWGMADPVVEAIAFHHQPALSTTTLFIPLTALHAANALVVGIQPEGPAGKVEEPDLDYLDACGLGDRITAWEEKARELFGMTDNEANPSENGRA; encoded by the coding sequence ATGACGTATCGCATTCTGTTCGTGGACGACGAGCCGCAGGTATTGCAGGGGTTGCGGCGGATGCTGCACAGTCAGAGCCGGGAATGGGAGCTGCATTTCGCGCCCGGTGGGAAGGAAGCCTTGGAGGTGATGGCCGCCACGCCCATGGACGTGGTGGTTTCGGACATGCGCATGCCGGGCATGGATGGAATTCAGTTGCTGAACGAGGTCAAGGAGCGCTTCCCCAAAACCGCCCGCGTGGCCTTGTCCGGCCATATGGACGAGCGGATGATCATGGGCTCCACCAAGGTGGTGCATCAGTATCTGAGCAAGCCGTGCAGCCCGGAAACGTTGATCGCAGTGCTCCGTCGCCTCCTGGCCCTGCGCCGCTATCTGGCCGAGGAAGCTTTGACCTGCCTGTCCTCCAGCTTGGAGCAAATCCCCAGCCTGCCCAAGCTGTACCTTGCCATTCAAGAAGAATTGCAGTCTCCCCGCTGTTCCTTGAAGAAGGTCGGTGAGATCATTGCCACGGACGTGGGCATGTCCGCCAAGATCCTCCAACTGGTTAATTCTTCCTTTTTCGGGATGTACACCAAGGTGACCAGCCCGGCCCAGGCCGTGAATTTGCTGGGTACGGAAACGGTCAAGGCCCTGGTGCTGCACGTCCAGGTTTTCTCGCAATATAATCCCAAGAAATGTCCACACTTTTCCCTGGCCCGGCTTTCCCGACACAGCCTGATGACCGCCACCCTGGCCAAGCGGATCTGCGCCATGGAAAACACGCCCCGGGAGGTCCAGGAAGACGCGTTTCTGGCCGGAATCCTCCATGACGTGGGCAAACTGATCTTTGCCGTGAACTGTCCGGATTTGTACGACGAAATGCTGGAAATGGTCGCGTCCGAGGACCTGTCCCTGACCGTCGTGGAACGAGAACTGCTTGGCGCAAGCCACGCCCAACTCGGGGCCTATGTGTTGGGCTTGTGGGGCATGGCCGACCCGGTGGTGGAAGCCATCGCTTTCCACCACCAGCCCGCTCTGAGCACGACGACCCTGTTCATTCCCTTGACGGCCCTGCACGCCGCCAACGCTCTGGTCGTCGGCATCCAGCCCGAGGGACCGGCGGGCAAGGTCGAAGAACCTGACCTGGACTATCTCGACGCCTGCGGTCTTGGCGACCGGATCACGGCCTGGGAGGAAAAAGCCAGGGAGCTTTTCGGCATGACCGACAACGAGGCAAACCCTTCAGAGAATGGTCGGGCATAG
- a CDS encoding response regulator → MNESKSILIVDDEPVQLNYYTDILASQDYDVSQASSGMEALRSAEKNRPDLVLLDVVLPDINGVEVCKRIKSDRALASTSVFLFSAEHVDSDSQAKGIECGAEGYLVKPVEARELLARVAAVFRLRQAERDDRQSHMELHQILTSIQSLLIVIDKNGLVQRWNSVTTNCLGVRFEEVHRRSFESLSLPWDHDRVIQAVRTCRESMAGVLVENLRFQRPDGPDGFLKLNITPLVATSVQAMGGLILLGEEVTERRLLESQLMQAQKLESIGQLAAGVAHEINTPIQFLSDNMRFLKEAFDELSTLVSACREFLCDEPTNGFSAAAVKGAQDRYAAADVGYLLREVPQAIEQSLGGLERVAHIVRSMKSFAHPGGQHMVLADINTALSDTVTVSRNEWKYVAEMHMDLDPELPRISCYLSELNQAFLNIVTNAAQAVAEAHGEHSQEQGLITISTRADGEWIEIRISDTGTGIPDNVRSKMFDPFFTTKDVGKGTGQGLVIVHNAIVKRHGGSIAVESEVGHGTTFVLRLPVTAPEDDPFAEFSA, encoded by the coding sequence ATGAACGAATCGAAAAGCATTTTGATTGTGGACGACGAGCCTGTTCAACTGAATTATTACACGGACATTCTCGCCTCCCAGGACTACGACGTCAGTCAAGCCTCCAGCGGTATGGAAGCCCTGCGCTCGGCTGAAAAAAATCGTCCCGACCTGGTTCTGTTGGACGTGGTCTTGCCCGACATCAATGGCGTGGAGGTCTGTAAACGGATCAAGAGCGATCGGGCACTGGCTTCCACGTCCGTCTTTCTGTTTTCGGCCGAGCATGTGGATTCCGACAGCCAAGCCAAAGGCATAGAATGCGGAGCCGAAGGCTACCTGGTCAAACCCGTGGAGGCGCGAGAGTTGTTAGCCCGGGTCGCGGCCGTGTTCAGGTTGCGTCAGGCAGAGCGTGATGACCGGCAGTCCCATATGGAACTGCATCAGATTCTCACCTCGATTCAGTCCTTGTTGATCGTGATCGACAAGAACGGCTTGGTTCAACGTTGGAACTCCGTGACCACCAACTGCCTCGGCGTTCGATTCGAGGAAGTGCACCGACGTTCCTTTGAGAGTCTGTCCCTGCCCTGGGACCATGATCGGGTGATCCAGGCCGTCCGGACGTGTCGCGAGTCCATGGCCGGAGTATTGGTTGAGAATTTGCGCTTCCAACGGCCTGACGGCCCCGATGGCTTTCTCAAGCTGAACATCACTCCGCTGGTCGCCACCTCTGTTCAGGCCATGGGCGGGCTGATCCTGCTGGGCGAAGAAGTGACCGAACGTCGACTTCTGGAAAGCCAGTTGATGCAGGCCCAGAAATTGGAGTCCATCGGTCAGCTCGCCGCGGGCGTGGCCCATGAAATCAACACGCCCATCCAGTTCCTCAGCGACAACATGCGCTTCCTGAAAGAAGCTTTCGACGAACTGAGCACATTGGTTTCAGCTTGTCGGGAATTTCTTTGCGACGAGCCGACAAACGGTTTTTCAGCCGCCGCCGTCAAGGGAGCACAAGACCGGTATGCCGCTGCCGATGTCGGGTATCTGCTCCGGGAAGTGCCCCAGGCCATCGAGCAATCCCTGGGCGGTCTGGAACGAGTGGCCCATATTGTCCGATCCATGAAATCCTTCGCCCATCCGGGCGGGCAGCACATGGTCCTGGCTGATATCAACACGGCCCTGTCCGATACGGTCACGGTCTCCCGCAACGAGTGGAAATACGTGGCCGAGATGCACATGGACCTGGATCCGGAGCTGCCTCGGATATCTTGTTATTTGAGCGAATTGAACCAAGCCTTCCTGAACATCGTAACCAACGCGGCCCAAGCCGTCGCTGAGGCCCACGGAGAACACTCCCAAGAACAGGGATTGATCACCATCTCCACCCGCGCTGACGGAGAGTGGATTGAAATCCGAATCTCGGATACCGGTACCGGTATTCCTGATAACGTCAGGTCAAAAATGTTTGATCCGTTTTTCACCACCAAGGACGTGGGCAAGGGTACGGGCCAAGGACTGGTGATCGTCCATAATGCCATTGTCAAGCGCCATGGCGGAAGTATTGCCGTAGAATCCGAAGTGGGGCACGGCACGACATTTGTTTTGAGGCTGCCGGTCACCGCTCCGGAGGACGACCCCTTTGCGGAGTTTTCGGCATGA
- a CDS encoding P-II family nitrogen regulator, producing MLIMVRAIVRPERVDAVLKALMDAGYPAVTKFSVAGRGKQRGIKIGEITYDEIPKVLLMSVVGEKDKDFVVKTIMEAARTGEKGAFGDGKIFLSPVEEMYTISSGVKETEGADLKGVGV from the coding sequence ATGTTGATCATGGTTCGAGCGATTGTCCGGCCTGAGAGGGTGGATGCGGTTTTGAAGGCGTTGATGGATGCCGGTTATCCGGCGGTGACCAAGTTTTCCGTGGCCGGGCGCGGCAAGCAGCGCGGCATCAAGATCGGGGAGATCACCTACGACGAGATTCCCAAAGTCCTGCTGATGAGCGTGGTCGGCGAGAAAGACAAGGACTTCGTGGTCAAGACGATCATGGAAGCAGCCCGGACCGGTGAAAAGGGCGCATTCGGCGATGGGAAGATCTTCCTCAGCCCGGTGGAGGAGATGTACACCATCAGCTCCGGGGTCAAGGAAACCGAGGGCGCGGACCTGAAGGGGGTCGGGGTATGA
- the nifH gene encoding nitrogenase iron protein, with amino-acid sequence MRKVAIYGKGGIGKSTTTQNTVAALGEMGRKVMIVGCDPKADSTRLLLHGLHQRTVLDTLREEGEDVELDDVLLAGFGGTVCTESGGPEPGVGCAGRGIITSINLLEQLGAYKEDKNLDYVFYDVLGDVVCGGFAMPIREGKAQEIYIVVSGEMMAMYAANNICKGIVKFAEAGGVRLGGLICNSRNVDNEREMIVELAKRLGTQMIHFVPRDNMVQRAEINRKTVIDFDPKHPQADEYRTLAKKIDGNEMFIVPKPMEIDELEKLLIDYGIAN; translated from the coding sequence ATGCGCAAGGTTGCTATTTATGGAAAGGGCGGGATCGGAAAATCCACCACGACGCAGAACACGGTGGCCGCGCTGGGCGAGATGGGCCGCAAGGTGATGATCGTGGGCTGCGACCCCAAGGCGGACTCCACCCGGTTGCTGCTGCACGGACTGCATCAGCGCACGGTTTTGGACACCCTGCGCGAAGAGGGCGAGGACGTGGAACTGGACGATGTCCTCCTGGCCGGATTCGGCGGGACGGTCTGCACCGAATCCGGCGGGCCGGAGCCGGGCGTGGGCTGTGCGGGCCGGGGGATCATCACCAGCATCAATCTGCTGGAACAGCTCGGGGCCTACAAGGAAGACAAGAACCTGGACTACGTCTTTTACGACGTTCTGGGCGACGTGGTCTGCGGCGGATTCGCCATGCCCATTCGCGAAGGCAAGGCCCAGGAAATTTACATCGTGGTCTCCGGGGAAATGATGGCCATGTACGCGGCCAACAACATCTGCAAGGGCATCGTGAAATTCGCCGAGGCCGGCGGGGTGCGCCTGGGCGGGCTGATCTGCAACAGCCGCAATGTGGACAACGAGCGGGAGATGATCGTGGAGCTGGCCAAACGTCTGGGAACGCAGATGATCCATTTCGTACCTCGGGACAACATGGTCCAGCGCGCGGAGATCAACCGTAAAACTGTCATCGACTTTGATCCCAAGCATCCCCAGGCCGATGAATACCGCACCCTGGCCAAAAAAATCGACGGAAACGAGATGTTCATCGTGCCCAAGCCCATGGAAATCGACGAACTGGAAAAGTTGCTCATCGACTACGGCATCGCCAACTAG
- a CDS encoding P-II family nitrogen regulator has protein sequence MKEITAVIRMNMVNKTKEALAEAGVPAFFALEAQGRGKGLINSELLKGAEKGYEEAAELLGEKGRLYPKRVFSVIVTDDQVEDVVGTIMEVNRTGKPGDGKIFVSPVFDSVRVRTGEKGNKSID, from the coding sequence ATGAAGGAGATCACCGCCGTCATCCGGATGAACATGGTCAACAAGACCAAGGAAGCCCTGGCTGAAGCCGGCGTGCCCGCGTTCTTCGCCCTGGAGGCCCAGGGCCGGGGCAAGGGGTTGATTAACTCCGAGCTGCTCAAGGGCGCGGAGAAGGGCTATGAAGAGGCTGCCGAGCTGCTGGGGGAAAAGGGACGATTGTATCCCAAGCGCGTTTTCTCGGTCATCGTTACCGATGATCAGGTGGAAGACGTGGTCGGGACGATCATGGAGGTGAACAGGACCGGCAAGCCCGGCGACGGGAAGATTTTCGTCAGTCCGGTCTTTGACTCCGTCCGGGTGCGTACCGGGGAGAAGGGAAATAAATCCATAGATTAA
- a CDS encoding HD domain-containing phosphohydrolase, with protein sequence MTDQNCMREKILFVDDDHNILDAFRRNFRKEYELETATSAREAAGIIARKGPFAVVVSDMRMPGVDGVQFLTRLKEICPDTIRIMLTGYADVQSSIAAVNEGSVFRFLTKPCSAQHMKRVLEDALRQYRLVTAEKQLLEQTLSGSIKVLTELLALVNPDAFGRANRIHRLVRQMALHLGMTNTWEIENAALLSQIGCMLLPTMAIQRITRGETLDEEMQHIYDMHPMIAADLLGHIPRLENVREMIAYQEKKYDGEGAPIGGKSGPDIPLGGRILKILVDFDQLGNSGKSTDQALGILRGREGWYDPRVLDVLERVLSRKSGYELKEVRVDQLQTGMLLTEDVQSLKGTLLVAQGQEVSTVLITRLRTYAEISGVHEPIKVLVPPVEERGEQEQDSC encoded by the coding sequence ATGACCGATCAAAACTGCATGCGGGAAAAAATTCTGTTCGTGGACGACGACCACAATATCTTGGACGCTTTCCGGCGCAATTTCCGTAAGGAATATGAACTGGAAACCGCCACCAGCGCCAGGGAGGCGGCGGGAATCATCGCCCGCAAGGGACCGTTCGCCGTGGTGGTTTCGGACATGCGCATGCCCGGAGTGGACGGGGTGCAGTTTTTGACCAGATTGAAGGAGATATGTCCGGATACCATCCGGATCATGCTCACCGGCTACGCGGACGTTCAATCTTCCATTGCCGCGGTGAACGAAGGCAGCGTGTTCCGGTTTCTGACCAAGCCCTGTTCGGCCCAGCATATGAAGCGGGTTCTGGAGGACGCCCTGCGGCAGTATCGGCTGGTAACCGCGGAAAAACAGCTTCTGGAACAAACCCTCAGCGGGAGCATCAAGGTGCTCACTGAACTGCTGGCCTTGGTGAATCCGGATGCTTTTGGCCGGGCCAACCGGATTCATCGCCTAGTCCGCCAGATGGCCTTGCATCTGGGAATGACCAATACCTGGGAAATCGAGAACGCGGCCTTGCTCTCCCAGATCGGCTGCATGCTCCTGCCCACCATGGCCATTCAGCGCATTACCCGAGGCGAGACCTTGGACGAAGAAATGCAGCATATTTACGACATGCATCCGATGATCGCCGCAGATCTGTTGGGCCATATTCCCCGGTTGGAAAATGTCCGGGAAATGATCGCCTACCAGGAAAAAAAATATGACGGAGAGGGTGCGCCCATCGGCGGAAAATCCGGACCTGACATCCCACTGGGCGGGCGAATTTTGAAAATCCTAGTGGATTTCGACCAACTGGGAAATTCCGGCAAGTCCACGGATCAAGCCCTTGGTATTCTGCGCGGTCGGGAAGGCTGGTACGATCCGCGGGTGCTGGATGTGCTGGAAAGGGTGCTCAGTCGGAAATCCGGTTACGAATTGAAAGAGGTGCGGGTGGATCAGCTCCAAACCGGGATGCTTTTGACCGAGGATGTTCAGAGTTTGAAAGGCACGCTGCTGGTGGCCCAAGGTCAGGAAGTCTCCACGGTGCTGATCACCCGGCTGCGGACCTATGCCGAAATCAGCGGAGTGCACGAACCGATCAAGGTGTTGGTGCCGCCGGTGGAGGAGCGCGGGGAACAGGAACAAGATTCGTGCTGA
- a CDS encoding LeuA family protein produces the protein MLIDSTLREGAQMFGVYFSDAQRRDILSGLIRAGVDEVEIGWAGQDGLEDLLRHGRKEDPSERTRLTVWSPLRMLDLARLAAMGVRRIQFGVPVSDAHIEHRLGMDRAGLLLRLQNILRRAAELEMAFVGVGLEDVSRADRDFALQVVRVVEECGGRRIRLSDTVGLLTPLETAELVRWFADRTDLAIGFHGHDDFGMATANAITALASGAESVDVSVLGIGERAGIAALEEVAGHLNFRRGAGYDLKQCVCLARMVAEAAGVPMVRNKAMTGEDVFACETGLHLQALAKDPSLFEPFAPEKIGANRKLGLGGKTGKTAVRQAAHRQGITVPSHGIENLTCGVRLLSQTLARPLFEEELRALAMTADSAASSSESCHVP, from the coding sequence ATGCTTATCGACAGTACCTTACGCGAAGGCGCGCAGATGTTCGGCGTCTATTTCTCGGACGCCCAACGCCGGGACATTCTCTCCGGTTTGATTCGGGCCGGCGTGGACGAGGTGGAGATCGGCTGGGCCGGGCAGGACGGGCTGGAGGATCTGCTCCGGCACGGAAGAAAGGAAGATCCGTCGGAACGGACCAGGCTGACGGTCTGGTCGCCGTTGCGAATGCTGGACCTGGCTCGTCTGGCCGCCATGGGCGTCAGGCGCATCCAATTCGGCGTCCCGGTTTCGGACGCCCACATAGAGCATCGTCTTGGCATGGATCGGGCAGGACTATTGCTTCGGCTTCAAAACATCTTGCGCCGAGCAGCGGAACTGGAGATGGCGTTTGTCGGGGTCGGGCTGGAGGACGTATCCCGGGCGGACCGGGATTTCGCTTTGCAGGTCGTTCGGGTGGTGGAGGAATGCGGAGGCAGGCGGATTCGCCTTTCAGACACCGTGGGCCTGCTCACGCCGCTGGAAACCGCTGAACTGGTGCGCTGGTTCGCGGACCGGACCGATCTGGCCATTGGATTTCACGGCCACGACGACTTCGGCATGGCCACGGCCAATGCCATCACGGCCCTGGCCTCAGGAGCCGAAAGCGTGGACGTGTCCGTGCTGGGAATCGGGGAACGGGCCGGGATCGCGGCCCTGGAAGAGGTCGCCGGCCACCTGAACTTCAGGCGAGGGGCCGGCTACGATTTGAAGCAGTGCGTTTGTCTGGCTCGAATGGTTGCCGAAGCGGCCGGAGTACCCATGGTCCGGAACAAGGCCATGACCGGCGAGGACGTTTTTGCCTGCGAAACTGGCCTGCACCTGCAAGCCTTGGCCAAAGATCCCAGCCTGTTCGAACCCTTTGCCCCGGAAAAAATCGGCGCGAACAGAAAACTGGGCCTGGGCGGCAAAACCGGAAAAACAGCTGTCCGCCAAGCCGCCCATCGTCAAGGCATCACCGTACCCAGCCACGGAATCGAAAACCTGACCTGCGGCGTCCGCCTCCTTTCTCAGACTTTGGCTCGACCACTGTTCGAAGAAGAGCTCAGGGCATTGGCCATGACCGCCGACTCCGCGGCTTCAAGCTCTGAGTCGTGCCATGTCCCCTAA